In the Hevea brasiliensis isolate MT/VB/25A 57/8 chromosome 8, ASM3005281v1, whole genome shotgun sequence genome, CTGGAAAGAATTTTTCCGACAAAACAAATTCAGAAATCTCACAAAAGCTTTTCCAAAGGTATAATAATAACCAGCCCTCCAACTGTATCTCGAGATTGGTTTGCAAAAACAATAAGTTTCATGGCCAATTTCACTGATCTAAAAACCTCTAGAGAATTAGCTCATTTTTTGGTCAGTTCTAAGAATAAATTCAGTAAGTAGAACATGTCTATAAATCAGTAGACTACACTCTAATCCTCCTTGTCATTTGACCTCCTCCTGAATTCAAAAAGTTAGTTTCAGAACAAAACAGTACTTCTATAATCTATTTATCTCGTTTATTTCCACAAGATAAATACAGGGTCACTTTCAGGCTGCAAAATGTCTTCCTTGTGTCCCCTAAAACACCGAGTTTAGCAGTTCCAAACTGAAGTATACTTGATCATCCAATGGAACATTGTTGTCTTCCTGCCTGCCAGGCTTCAAGAAATCAAAATTGTAATCACCCTCTGAAGGCAACTGCTCTGTGCGCTGATCACTCCCAATGAACCTACAATTTGGGCTCTGCAACTGGAATGATTCATGCTGTAGATGACCACTGTCAGTGAACAACAGTTGACCAGCATCAAATTCCCGACTAAGCGGGCTGTTGTCTATGTCTCCAAGCAGTTCATCAATGCTAAACATTTCATCAATTCTGAAATTCTGCCAGTAATCCTGCTCCTCACATCCATTATCCCAGCTGTAATCCTTCTCATTTAAAGAATCGTCCGTAGAATCTTGTTGGAGATTGCAGATAACTTTCTGTTTTTGCTCACAAGTATTGTTCTGTTGAAGTTCATTTTTCTCTGGGACTTTAATCTCAGGCATCCCACCCCGGTCACACCCAGAAAAATATTCCAGCTCGTTCTTCACTTCTTGTTTCAGTGTACTACATGGTGAGACAGGTTCAATAACTGCAGAAGGCTGAGGTTTTATTTTTGATTCATCTTTATCATCCTCAAATTTTACAATATGCTCCTTGCTGTCTTCATCTGCGCAAACTTCAGAATGATTTGATGTAGTAGTGGAGTCTGAACCTGCAGGAGTTGTTACAGAAGAATAGCTTGACAGGGTTGCAGCCGAGTGGGAATCCTTTGATGACATTGTTGAATCTGATAATTCAGGAAAATTCACCCGGGCAAGA is a window encoding:
- the LOC110645566 gene encoding dehydration-responsive element-binding protein 2C → MGTFDQGSVVASKPLDYTRKRKRREGTKSVAETLQKWIEYNKYLDSCSNGDDKPIRKTPAQGSRKGCMKGKGGPENSQCNYRGVRQRTWGKWVAEIREPNRGSRLWLGTFPTAYEAALAYDEAARAMHGTLARVNFPELSDSTMSSKDSHSAATLSSYSSVTTPAGSDSTTTSNHSEVCADEDSKEHIVKFEDDKDESKIKPQPSAVIEPVSPCSTLKQEVKNELEYFSGCDRGGMPEIKVPEKNELQQNNTCEQKQKVICNLQQDSTDDSLNEKDYSWDNGCEEQDYWQNFRIDEMFSIDELLGDIDNSPLSREFDAGQLLFTDSGHLQHESFQLQSPNCRFIGSDQRTEQLPSEGDYNFDFLKPGRQEDNNVPLDDQVYFSLELLNSVF